The proteins below come from a single Polynucleobacter necessarius genomic window:
- a CDS encoding valine--tRNA ligase — protein sequence MPNASNIPNSPATSSIDELAKSYEPAPIEAYWGPEWERRGIADASMDGGKSDFSIQLPPPNVTGTLHMGHAFNQTIMDGLVRHARMSGKNTLWVPGTDHAGIATQIVVERQLDAQKVSRHDLGREKFLEKIWEWKETSGNTITRQIRRLGASIDWGKEYFTMDSKMSKAVVEVFVRLHEQGLIYRGKRLVNWDPVLGTAVSDLEVVSEEEDGSMWHIRYPLADGSGHLTVATTRPETLLGDVAVMVNPEDERYKHLIGQSVHLPLCDRQIPIIADEYVDLNFGTGVVKVTPAHDFNDYSVGQRHQLPLINILTLDAKINENAPAAYQGMERFAARKQIVADLDAAGLLEKVQPHKLMVPRGDRTQTIIEPMLTDQWFVAMSKPSTDNQYQPGSSIAGAALDAVTKGDIKLVPKNWINTYTQWLKNIQDWCISRQLWWGHQIPAWYGDDGQIFVARSEEEAKAAATGYAGQLHRDPDVLDTWFSSALVPFSSLGWPDKIAALDHFLPSSVLVTGFDIIFFWVARMVMMTCHFTGKVPFHTVYVHGLVRDAEGQKMSKSKGNTLDPIDLIDGIKIEELVEKRTTGLMNPKQAESISKKTKKEFPEGIPAFGTDALRFTFASLASLGRNINFDQKRCEGYRNFCNKLWNATRFVLMNCPGGDEDNGLAPCDNQYGPEGYLDFSPADRWIVSQLQRTEAEVAKGFQNYRFDNIASNIYQFAWDEYCDWYLELAKVQLQTGTPAQQRATRRTLLRVLETILRLAHPLIPFITETLWQTVGPKSGKELAKQAKQTIALQPYPVSQPEKIDEQSEVWVAQVKAIVDACRNLRGEMQVPPGQKVPLWIYGPDAFLQKATPHLLALAKLSEVKIYSDESALEKDAPGAPIALVGDIKLLLKIEVDIAAERVRFVKEIERLANEITKAKGKLSNESFVARAPAEVVAQEKQRLAGFEQNHEKLVAQLERLK from the coding sequence GCGACTTCTCCATTCAATTGCCACCACCAAATGTCACTGGCACTCTACATATGGGGCATGCTTTCAACCAAACCATTATGGATGGATTGGTTCGCCATGCCCGCATGTCTGGAAAAAATACCTTGTGGGTTCCGGGAACGGATCATGCTGGGATCGCTACACAGATTGTTGTAGAGCGTCAGCTCGATGCGCAAAAAGTATCGCGCCATGATTTAGGTCGCGAAAAGTTTCTCGAAAAAATTTGGGAGTGGAAAGAAACTTCTGGCAATACCATCACCCGTCAAATTCGCCGTCTTGGTGCATCCATTGATTGGGGTAAAGAATATTTCACGATGGACAGCAAAATGTCCAAAGCCGTGGTTGAGGTGTTTGTTCGACTGCACGAACAAGGTTTAATCTATCGCGGCAAACGATTGGTAAATTGGGACCCCGTTCTGGGTACTGCCGTTTCTGATCTAGAAGTGGTGAGCGAAGAAGAAGATGGCTCTATGTGGCATATCCGCTATCCATTGGCGGATGGCTCTGGTCACCTCACAGTCGCCACCACTCGTCCTGAAACCTTGTTGGGTGACGTCGCGGTGATGGTGAACCCAGAAGATGAGCGCTACAAACACCTGATTGGTCAATCTGTTCATCTCCCCTTATGCGATCGTCAAATACCGATCATTGCAGATGAGTATGTGGATTTGAATTTTGGAACCGGGGTTGTAAAAGTCACCCCCGCACATGACTTTAACGACTACTCAGTTGGACAACGCCATCAATTACCGTTAATCAACATCCTTACCTTGGATGCCAAGATTAATGAAAATGCGCCTGCCGCTTATCAGGGCATGGAACGTTTTGCTGCGCGCAAACAGATCGTTGCTGACCTAGATGCCGCTGGTCTACTCGAAAAAGTACAACCACATAAATTAATGGTGCCACGTGGTGATCGTACGCAAACGATTATTGAGCCCATGCTGACTGACCAGTGGTTTGTGGCGATGTCTAAGCCAAGTACAGATAATCAATATCAACCAGGCTCTTCTATTGCCGGCGCAGCGTTAGATGCTGTTACTAAAGGCGATATCAAGTTAGTCCCCAAAAACTGGATCAATACTTACACCCAATGGCTGAAAAACATTCAGGACTGGTGCATCTCTCGTCAGCTTTGGTGGGGACATCAAATTCCCGCATGGTACGGGGATGATGGGCAGATTTTTGTGGCACGCTCGGAGGAAGAAGCCAAAGCTGCGGCAACTGGCTATGCTGGCCAACTCCATCGCGATCCAGATGTACTCGATACTTGGTTTAGCTCGGCACTGGTACCATTTAGTTCCTTAGGCTGGCCTGACAAGATAGCTGCTCTAGATCACTTTTTGCCATCCTCGGTATTGGTGACAGGCTTTGACATCATCTTCTTTTGGGTGGCACGCATGGTCATGATGACTTGCCACTTCACAGGTAAAGTGCCGTTTCATACCGTCTATGTTCATGGATTGGTGCGTGATGCAGAAGGTCAGAAAATGAGCAAATCCAAAGGTAACACCTTGGATCCAATTGATCTGATTGATGGCATCAAGATTGAAGAGTTGGTAGAGAAACGCACTACTGGCCTCATGAACCCAAAGCAAGCGGAAAGCATTAGCAAGAAAACCAAAAAAGAATTTCCGGAAGGCATTCCTGCTTTTGGCACCGATGCACTGCGTTTTACATTTGCATCGCTTGCGTCATTAGGCCGCAATATCAATTTTGATCAAAAACGTTGCGAAGGCTATCGTAATTTCTGCAACAAACTGTGGAATGCTACCCGCTTTGTTCTCATGAACTGCCCCGGTGGAGATGAAGACAATGGTTTAGCCCCCTGCGACAACCAATATGGCCCAGAAGGTTATTTGGATTTCTCACCGGCAGATCGCTGGATTGTGTCTCAACTGCAACGCACCGAGGCTGAGGTTGCTAAAGGCTTCCAAAACTATCGCTTTGATAACATTGCCAGCAACATCTATCAATTTGCATGGGACGAATACTGCGACTGGTATCTCGAGCTCGCCAAAGTTCAACTGCAAACAGGTACGCCCGCCCAGCAGCGCGCTACCCGCCGAACATTATTACGCGTCTTGGAAACCATTTTGCGTCTTGCTCATCCACTTATTCCATTTATCACCGAAACATTGTGGCAAACGGTTGGACCAAAGTCTGGCAAAGAGCTCGCTAAACAAGCTAAACAAACAATCGCCTTGCAACCCTATCCTGTTTCTCAACCCGAAAAGATCGATGAGCAGAGCGAAGTGTGGGTTGCACAAGTAAAAGCGATTGTGGATGCCTGCAGAAACTTACGCGGTGAGATGCAAGTCCCTCCTGGCCAAAAAGTTCCCCTCTGGATTTATGGCCCAGATGCCTTCTTACAAAAAGCAACGCCCCACCTACTTGCTCTGGCTAAATTGAGCGAAGTCAAAATCTATAGCGATGAATCTGCTCTAGAAAAAGATGCGCCTGGTGCGCCAATTGCTTTAGTTGGTGATATCAAGCTACTCTTGAAGATCGAGGTGGACATTGCAGCAGAGCGCGTTCGCTTTGTCAAGGAAATTGAGCGCCTAGCAAATGAAATTACCAAAGCAAAGGGTAAATTGAGCAATGAAAGCTTTGTGGCTCGCGCCCCAGCAGAGGTGGTAGCTCAAGAAAAACAACGCCTTGCAGGATTCGAGCAAAATCATGAGAAGCTTGTTGCACAATTAGAGCGTCTTAAATAA